One Deltaproteobacteria bacterium DNA window includes the following coding sequences:
- a CDS encoding response regulator → MQTTRRRVMGQLLVQRGVLTPQQLGQVLEVQGRSDQRLASLCLARGLASEDALLGPLSEQKGVPGVALARVVIPLAALDAVAPALATERCILPLRMDADRVFVAVADPEDEGVLAEIAFLNGRQVMPAVALRGPLRQTIDVAYGAKRRGELEYRGPLATDADSASAPLPFVYPDGASHIPPALISPPFFDLAGDLDEDHEAILVDLDGMDESGDIEVQSGMFELPPTGPALSLRPTQPDEPAARTPEVVPDESELPEGETPPRRALRVLLVDDDEELLRLMARLLRGRGLQVEETRRGLEALAAVKANPPDLIVLDAMLPELHGFDICRKLKSSERYGQIPIIMVSSVYRGWRIAQDLKDSYGVEVFLEKPFKINALWTAVERVLSSRSRRPVADAGMTQSAERAYREGLARHRDGDLDGAIASLREGIRIDPFSPKLHLQLGVLYLKKRMVYQAMHAFEEAVTLDPTMFSALRSLAVLYQRRGFKNNAIDMWERALHHSPDEETGEQIRRHLLTLL, encoded by the coding sequence ATGCAGACGACTCGGCGCCGCGTGATGGGCCAGCTCCTCGTGCAGCGTGGAGTCCTCACGCCCCAGCAACTCGGCCAGGTGCTCGAGGTCCAGGGGCGTAGCGACCAGCGGCTGGCCAGCCTCTGCCTGGCGCGCGGTCTGGCCTCGGAGGACGCGCTGCTCGGTCCGCTCTCGGAACAGAAGGGGGTGCCGGGTGTGGCGCTCGCGCGAGTGGTCATCCCGCTCGCGGCACTCGATGCCGTGGCGCCGGCGCTGGCTACCGAGCGCTGCATCTTGCCGCTGCGCATGGATGCGGATCGGGTCTTCGTGGCGGTGGCCGATCCGGAGGATGAAGGAGTCCTCGCGGAGATCGCGTTTCTCAACGGGCGGCAGGTCATGCCGGCCGTGGCGCTGCGTGGCCCGCTCCGGCAGACCATCGACGTGGCCTACGGGGCCAAGCGGCGGGGAGAGCTCGAGTACCGTGGGCCTCTGGCTACCGACGCGGACTCGGCTTCGGCGCCGCTCCCGTTCGTCTACCCCGACGGCGCGTCGCACATCCCGCCGGCACTCATCTCGCCGCCCTTCTTCGACCTCGCCGGTGACCTGGACGAGGACCACGAGGCGATCCTCGTCGACCTGGACGGGATGGATGAGAGCGGCGACATCGAGGTGCAGAGCGGTATGTTCGAGCTGCCACCCACCGGGCCCGCGCTGTCGCTGCGGCCGACTCAGCCCGACGAGCCGGCGGCCAGGACGCCGGAGGTGGTGCCCGACGAGAGCGAACTCCCCGAAGGGGAAACGCCCCCTCGGCGCGCACTGCGAGTGTTGCTCGTCGACGACGACGAGGAGCTCCTGCGGCTCATGGCCCGGCTGCTACGCGGCCGCGGCCTCCAGGTGGAGGAGACGCGACGCGGGCTCGAGGCGCTCGCGGCGGTGAAGGCCAACCCGCCCGACCTGATCGTGCTCGACGCCATGCTTCCGGAGCTGCACGGGTTCGACATCTGCCGGAAGCTGAAATCCAGCGAGCGGTACGGCCAGATCCCCATCATCATGGTGTCGTCCGTCTACCGAGGGTGGCGCATCGCGCAGGACCTCAAGGACAGCTACGGGGTGGAGGTCTTTCTAGAGAAGCCGTTCAAGATCAACGCGCTCTGGACGGCCGTGGAGCGCGTGCTCAGCAGCCGCAGCCGGCGGCCGGTGGCCGACGCGGGGATGACGCAGAGCGCGGAGCGGGCCTATCGAGAGGGGCTCGCCCGCCACCGCGACGGGGACCTGGATGGCGCCATCGCTAGCCTGCGGGAGGGGATCCGCATCGACCCGTTTTCTCCCAAGCTGCACCTTCAACTCGGTGTCCTCTATTTGAAGAAGCGCATGGTGTATCAGGCCATGCACGCCTTCGAGGAGGCCGTGACTCTGGACCCGACGATGTTCTCGGCCCTGCGCAGTCTGGCCGTGCTCTATCAGCGGCGAGGGTTCAAGAACAACGCCATCGACATGTGGGAACGAGCCCTGCATCATAGTCCGGACGAAGAAACCGGCGAGCAGATCAGGCGTCATCTGCTAACGTTGCTCTAG
- a CDS encoding zinc-ribbon domain-containing protein codes for MKFVCEKCRTKYSIADDKVRRKVLKIRCKNCANIIVVQDPSRVDESSPSVRPDATGPSRPPAGGGGALDRAFEGAFSGRAAAPRAAKPAVAALKVSPPAPVLVEQLEEEFEPEKTNLSPPGFREAAVADEDWYLAVDGSQFGPMNFAELCSRVKRGEARGATGDEAHVWRDGFDDWVEISRLPELRPYVPPPPPRTRSGLFRLGSSMSSVGAIPPPAVPAAAGSRTDGSGALGVPARTPMPPRAGPLAPAAPALASAPPSMGSVGTAAASRAAEASFLELPPAMESGLRALPQSFAEGPMVVPPPALMPAAAPSRTPASIKIAAVGGIISALTGVAILVYFLVFDRPPKQPVGKPLGAGTVAAVRSTTPAGGGAGEGDSGDVAIDFPPVEVERSSGERSVRGKAAPTPARRPAKGATPGGPKMTDEQKRLAALYGTGGDDPGVPSAGSAGGVARGHVPARRITPTEVANVQKNNRSSLKACYERALKRDNTLAEVKADVEVSIGDTGTVRSVKITGVNSPELDTCLSRSIRRWAFPSVGRQEFVFSINFRGS; via the coding sequence ATGAAGTTCGTCTGCGAAAAATGCAGGACCAAGTACTCGATCGCCGACGACAAGGTGCGGCGAAAGGTCCTCAAGATCCGCTGCAAGAACTGCGCGAACATCATCGTCGTGCAGGACCCGAGCCGGGTCGACGAGTCGAGTCCGTCCGTGCGCCCCGACGCCACCGGACCCTCGAGACCGCCGGCGGGTGGGGGAGGCGCGCTGGACCGCGCGTTCGAAGGCGCCTTCTCCGGACGTGCCGCCGCGCCGCGGGCCGCCAAACCGGCCGTTGCGGCCTTGAAGGTCTCACCTCCTGCTCCGGTCCTCGTGGAGCAGCTAGAGGAGGAGTTCGAGCCCGAGAAGACGAACCTGTCGCCGCCCGGCTTCCGCGAAGCGGCGGTGGCAGACGAGGACTGGTATTTGGCCGTCGACGGGAGCCAGTTCGGCCCGATGAACTTCGCGGAGCTCTGCTCGCGCGTGAAGCGCGGCGAGGCGCGCGGCGCCACCGGCGACGAGGCGCACGTCTGGCGCGACGGTTTCGACGACTGGGTCGAGATCTCTCGCCTTCCCGAGCTGCGTCCCTACGTGCCGCCTCCGCCTCCGCGGACGCGCTCGGGGCTCTTCCGGCTCGGTTCCTCGATGAGCTCGGTGGGGGCGATCCCGCCGCCTGCCGTACCGGCCGCGGCCGGGTCGCGAACGGACGGTTCGGGCGCTCTCGGCGTGCCCGCGCGGACGCCGATGCCGCCGCGGGCCGGGCCGCTCGCCCCGGCGGCTCCGGCCCTCGCTTCCGCGCCGCCGTCGATGGGCTCTGTCGGAACGGCCGCGGCCTCTCGGGCGGCGGAGGCGTCGTTCCTCGAGCTTCCCCCGGCGATGGAGTCGGGACTGCGCGCTCTGCCCCAGTCCTTCGCCGAGGGGCCGATGGTCGTGCCGCCCCCCGCGCTCATGCCCGCGGCTGCGCCGTCCCGCACGCCGGCGAGCATCAAGATCGCGGCGGTGGGCGGGATCATCAGCGCGCTGACCGGCGTGGCTATTCTCGTCTACTTCCTCGTCTTCGACCGGCCGCCGAAGCAACCCGTGGGCAAGCCTCTCGGCGCGGGGACGGTCGCAGCGGTTCGGTCCACGACCCCCGCGGGGGGAGGGGCGGGCGAGGGAGATTCAGGCGACGTGGCGATCGACTTTCCACCCGTCGAGGTGGAGCGGTCGAGCGGCGAGCGCTCCGTGCGAGGCAAGGCCGCACCCACTCCCGCTCGGCGACCCGCCAAGGGGGCGACGCCCGGTGGGCCGAAGATGACCGACGAGCAGAAGCGTTTGGCCGCGCTCTACGGTACCGGCGGCGACGACCCGGGCGTCCCGTCGGCGGGGAGCGCGGGAGGTGTGGCGCGGGGACACGTGCCCGCTCGCCGCATCACCCCGACGGAAGTGGCGAACGTCCAGAAGAACAACCGCTCGTCGCTCAAGGCGTGCTACGAGCGGGCGCTCAAGCGCGACAACACCCTCGCCGAGGTGAAGGCCGACGTGGAGGTGAGCATTGGCGACACGGGGACCGTCCGCTCGGTCAAGATCACGGGCGTCAACAGCCCGGAGCTCGACACCTGCCTCTCGCGGAGCATCCGGCGGTGGGCCTTCCCCTCGGTCGGTCGGCAGGAGTTCGTCTTCTCGATCAACTTCCGCGGGAGCTGA
- a CDS encoding alpha/beta hydrolase gives MRRRSSLAVLLGAILLASLTAPAPAARRRTRQPPLPTNENTPARLYPAGGIPLGQPAGEPRRERRIEENPEPVRWTVGAGDPRGTILMFHGLGSRPNNRLFADLVARLDEECRARGVCFRVESHWMRAVELDDDGNAQREGWGLGGDSLRRARRAVEQALGPVLVLGHSMGAQAAVEVAQALPDRVRGVIGLAPAVGSFGHEPVDRLRRAWRSLFHQNELAPIDHMAARLNERRDRLEETLAPYEARVERAREERRRARVEQAPAGNATGRRLRGGFFGAEGALDGVEDEGGAYDVGGAHAAETRPRLPFDGAELERYRDLKAELSDVKRAQDDLRAYERLGGRIPPVKPTLVFHGTEDEVIPYRRVRDLSAEHPEAVRFRTVQGGDHRLLKLREQPQRGELGFIGRRDRYNALIDDAATAAARIDMAREVIQFLGDVM, from the coding sequence ATGCGTCGACGATCATCTCTGGCGGTCCTGCTCGGCGCGATCCTGCTCGCGTCCCTGACCGCGCCCGCCCCCGCCGCGCGGCGCCGAACGCGGCAACCGCCGCTCCCGACCAACGAGAACACCCCGGCCCGCCTCTACCCGGCCGGCGGGATCCCGCTCGGGCAGCCGGCGGGCGAGCCACGGCGCGAGCGCAGGATCGAGGAAAATCCAGAGCCCGTGCGGTGGACCGTCGGAGCGGGCGACCCTCGCGGCACGATCCTGATGTTCCACGGGCTGGGCAGCCGTCCGAACAACCGTCTGTTCGCGGACCTCGTGGCGCGGCTGGATGAGGAGTGTCGCGCCCGCGGCGTCTGCTTCCGGGTCGAATCGCACTGGATGCGCGCCGTGGAGCTCGACGACGACGGAAACGCGCAACGCGAGGGCTGGGGCCTCGGCGGCGACTCGCTGCGACGGGCGCGGCGCGCCGTGGAGCAGGCCCTGGGACCGGTGCTCGTGCTCGGGCACAGCATGGGCGCGCAGGCGGCGGTCGAGGTGGCGCAGGCGCTTCCCGATCGCGTGCGAGGTGTCATCGGACTGGCCCCCGCGGTGGGAAGCTTCGGGCACGAACCGGTGGACCGACTGCGCCGGGCCTGGCGGTCGCTCTTTCACCAGAACGAGCTCGCGCCCATCGATCACATGGCGGCGCGGCTGAACGAGCGGCGCGATCGTCTCGAGGAAACCCTCGCTCCGTACGAGGCACGGGTGGAGCGCGCCCGAGAGGAGCGCCGCCGCGCTCGCGTCGAACAGGCGCCCGCGGGGAACGCAACCGGCCGCCGCCTTCGAGGTGGGTTCTTCGGCGCCGAGGGCGCGCTGGACGGAGTCGAGGACGAGGGCGGAGCCTACGACGTCGGCGGCGCCCACGCGGCGGAGACCAGGCCGCGCCTCCCCTTCGACGGCGCGGAGCTAGAGCGTTATCGGGACCTCAAGGCCGAGCTCTCCGATGTGAAACGGGCGCAGGACGACCTCAGGGCCTACGAACGGCTGGGAGGCCGCATCCCTCCGGTCAAGCCCACGCTGGTCTTCCACGGCACGGAGGACGAGGTCATCCCCTACCGCCGCGTACGAGACCTGTCGGCCGAGCACCCCGAGGCGGTCCGCTTCCGGACGGTTCAAGGGGGCGACCACCGACTCCTCAAGCTGCGAGAGCAGCCGCAGCGCGGGGAGCTCGGCTTCATTGGGCGCCGAGACCGCTACAACGCGCTGATCGACGACGCGGCCACCGCCGCGGCGCGCATCGACATGGCGCGCGAGGTGATCCAGTTCCTCGGGGACGTGATGTAG
- the thiI gene encoding tRNA 4-thiouridine(8) synthase ThiI: MSHVATPLIALRYGELFLKGQNRHTFERQLEQNLRRALSGLPSVKLERGQGRIFLSGDAQELRSAEDRARRVFGFSSLSRALAVPSDLDALAAGALSLVEREGPASAPRSFKVETQRSDKRFPFPSPEISRIVGAAIHTTLGWPVDLHHPELVVGVEVGAVQSFVFVGKIPGAGGLPVGTGGRALLLLSGGIDSPVAGHLMQKRGCTLEALYFHSPPHTSSRARDKVLQLAERLAWAQGQLTLHVVPFTAVQEQIRDRAPAELSVVLYRRMMMRIASRLARTRRCLALATGESLGQVASQTLGNLACIEAAAELPVLRPLLSFDKTETIALARQLGSYEISILPYDDCCSLFVPRHPSTRVAPADAEAAEAALPVEALLASAVEGTERLVLPQSAGAG; this comes from the coding sequence ATGAGCCACGTCGCCACTCCTCTCATCGCCCTGCGGTACGGGGAGCTCTTCCTCAAGGGCCAGAACCGCCACACCTTCGAGCGGCAGCTCGAACAGAACCTGCGCCGCGCACTCTCCGGACTCCCGTCGGTGAAACTCGAGCGGGGGCAAGGTCGGATCTTCCTCTCGGGCGACGCGCAGGAACTCCGGTCCGCCGAGGATCGCGCCCGACGCGTCTTCGGGTTCTCGTCGCTCAGTCGCGCGCTGGCGGTGCCGTCCGACCTGGACGCCCTGGCGGCCGGCGCGCTCTCGCTCGTCGAACGCGAGGGGCCGGCAAGCGCGCCGCGCTCCTTCAAGGTGGAGACGCAGCGCAGCGACAAGCGCTTCCCCTTCCCCTCCCCGGAGATCAGCCGCATCGTGGGAGCGGCCATCCACACCACGCTGGGCTGGCCCGTGGACCTGCACCACCCGGAGCTGGTGGTCGGCGTCGAGGTGGGCGCGGTCCAGAGCTTCGTCTTCGTCGGCAAGATCCCCGGCGCGGGAGGTCTGCCCGTCGGGACCGGCGGACGCGCCCTGCTCCTGCTCTCGGGCGGGATCGACTCGCCGGTGGCGGGGCACCTGATGCAGAAACGCGGGTGCACGCTGGAGGCGCTCTACTTCCACTCGCCGCCGCACACCAGCTCGCGCGCGCGGGACAAGGTCCTGCAGCTGGCCGAGCGCCTGGCCTGGGCGCAGGGGCAGCTCACACTGCACGTCGTCCCCTTCACCGCCGTGCAGGAGCAGATCCGCGACCGGGCGCCAGCGGAGCTGTCGGTCGTGCTCTACCGGCGGATGATGATGCGCATCGCATCCCGGCTCGCGCGAACTCGCCGCTGCCTCGCGCTCGCTACCGGAGAGAGCCTGGGTCAGGTGGCGAGCCAGACCCTGGGCAACCTCGCGTGCATCGAGGCGGCCGCCGAGCTCCCCGTCCTTCGCCCCTTGCTCAGCTTCGACAAGACGGAAACGATCGCGCTCGCGCGCCAGCTCGGCAGCTACGAGATCTCGATCCTGCCGTACGACGACTGCTGCTCGCTCTTCGTCCCCCGCCATCCGTCCACGCGGGTCGCCCCCGCCGACGCGGAGGCCGCGGAGGCCGCGCTCCCCGTCGAGGCGCTCCTGGCCTCGGCGGTCGAGGGGACGGAACGGCTCGTCCTGCCCCAGTCGGCCGGCGCGGGGTGA
- a CDS encoding cysteine desulfurase produces MSADKLPTAYLDHAATSPVDERVAAAMLEALQRTFGNPSSRHPVGLAAERLVRTARQRVAARCGVESSQVIFTSGGTEALALGLLGGLRRGGSPAHLLISAVEHAAVRETAKLAQAAGHLVETVPVGPSGWVAPEDLGQRVRPDTALVALMHVNNETGVVQPVAECARQVKARQPRCRLLVDAVQSFTWLPTHLSHLGADLLALSGHKIHGPKGVGALVLAPGVHVAPLWGGGDQEGGRRPGTENVPGIVGLGLAAELATGPTEGVSELADRLARAVQTIAPSAYLLGDRARLAPQIRSVALPGRRAEVLVNALAEAGVFVSSGSACHARQGLRSHVTEAMGVPESHAVLRFSLSRSTTPAEIETACLVLERVLRST; encoded by the coding sequence ATGAGCGCTGACAAGCTACCGACGGCCTACCTGGACCATGCGGCGACGAGCCCCGTGGACGAGCGGGTCGCCGCGGCCATGCTCGAAGCGCTGCAGCGCACCTTCGGCAATCCCTCGTCGCGCCACCCGGTTGGACTCGCCGCCGAGCGACTCGTGCGCACGGCTCGCCAGCGCGTCGCTGCGAGGTGCGGCGTGGAATCGAGCCAGGTGATCTTCACCAGCGGCGGGACCGAGGCCCTCGCCCTCGGGCTCCTCGGCGGGCTGAGGCGCGGAGGCTCGCCGGCGCACCTCCTGATCAGCGCCGTCGAGCACGCTGCGGTCCGCGAGACGGCTAAGCTCGCCCAGGCGGCGGGGCACCTCGTGGAGACGGTCCCCGTGGGGCCCAGCGGGTGGGTCGCCCCCGAGGACCTCGGTCAGCGCGTGCGCCCCGACACGGCCCTCGTGGCGCTGATGCACGTGAACAACGAGACGGGGGTCGTGCAGCCCGTCGCGGAGTGCGCGCGCCAGGTCAAGGCGCGCCAACCCCGATGCCGCCTCCTCGTCGACGCGGTGCAGTCGTTTACCTGGCTGCCGACGCACCTGTCGCACCTCGGCGCGGATCTGCTGGCGCTCTCGGGCCACAAGATCCACGGACCGAAGGGGGTCGGGGCGCTCGTCCTCGCTCCCGGTGTGCACGTCGCGCCGCTCTGGGGCGGAGGAGATCAGGAAGGAGGCCGCCGCCCCGGCACCGAGAACGTCCCCGGCATCGTCGGGCTCGGGCTCGCCGCGGAGCTCGCCACGGGCCCCACCGAGGGCGTGAGCGAGCTCGCGGACCGCCTCGCGCGCGCCGTGCAAACCATCGCCCCGTCGGCCTACCTGCTCGGGGACCGCGCGCGGCTGGCCCCGCAGATCCGCAGCGTCGCCCTCCCGGGTCGCCGCGCGGAGGTGCTCGTCAACGCTCTCGCCGAGGCGGGGGTCTTCGTCTCGAGCGGCTCGGCGTGCCACGCACGCCAGGGGCTCCGCAGCCACGTCACCGAGGCCATGGGCGTGCCCGAGTCCCACGCAGTCCTGCGCTTCTCCCTCAGTCGGTCCACCACGCCGGCAGAGATCGAAACGGCCTGTCTCGTCCTCGAGCGGGTGCTGAGGTCGACATGA
- a CDS encoding coproporphyrinogen III oxidase family protein, with protein MPRQGEALRGDVDEGGCAASPMVVYVHYPQCDVRCGYCDFPTVALADFPHARYADQVLRELEGRAPAYAGRGVRAVYFGGGTPSLWPGHEVARVLAALRGAFAGAEGWEVTLEANPGQLPEAQLAALLEAGVNRLSLGVQSLDDAVLRLLTRSHTARMVEETVTRARRLGLANLTCDAIFGHAGQTVEHHLDQLDRLVSLGPDHVSLYGLTLSSGAALRRAGVTPLEPDAMGELLEAGCARLEELGYPQYEVSNYAPAPFRSRHHGLVWSGQPYLGLGASAHSLWTGPSDAEGAEGLETVRSINPPFSRYLDVPVRDGRLPALAGSRTEVVEAGSARYEMLFVALRTTDGLSRPLYRTRFGADVTAHYGEALAKLAEVGLLCVEPDRVRPTRRGLWLADEVALRL; from the coding sequence ATGCCCCGTCAAGGCGAAGCGCTCCGAGGAGACGTCGACGAAGGAGGCTGCGCGGCCTCCCCGATGGTGGTCTACGTGCACTATCCGCAGTGCGACGTGCGGTGCGGATATTGCGACTTTCCGACGGTGGCGCTCGCGGACTTCCCGCACGCGCGCTATGCGGATCAGGTGCTGCGCGAGCTTGAGGGGCGGGCGCCGGCCTACGCCGGGCGAGGCGTGCGCGCGGTCTACTTCGGCGGAGGGACCCCCTCGCTCTGGCCGGGGCATGAGGTCGCCCGGGTGCTCGCGGCCCTGCGCGGGGCCTTTGCGGGGGCAGAGGGCTGGGAGGTCACCCTCGAGGCCAACCCGGGGCAGCTGCCCGAGGCGCAGCTCGCCGCGCTGCTCGAAGCGGGCGTGAACCGACTGAGCCTCGGCGTGCAGTCGCTCGACGACGCGGTGCTGCGCCTGCTCACGCGGAGCCACACCGCGCGGATGGTGGAGGAGACGGTGACGCGCGCGCGGCGCCTCGGGCTCGCCAACCTGACCTGCGACGCGATCTTCGGCCACGCGGGCCAAACGGTGGAGCACCACCTCGACCAGCTCGATCGGCTGGTCTCGCTCGGGCCAGACCACGTCTCGCTCTACGGGCTGACGCTCTCGTCGGGAGCGGCCCTCCGGCGCGCCGGAGTCACCCCGCTCGAGCCCGACGCGATGGGAGAGCTGCTCGAGGCCGGCTGCGCGCGCCTCGAGGAGCTCGGGTATCCGCAGTACGAGGTGTCGAACTACGCGCCGGCGCCTTTCCGGTCGCGGCATCACGGCCTGGTCTGGAGCGGACAGCCGTACCTCGGACTCGGGGCGTCGGCGCACTCCCTGTGGACGGGGCCGAGCGACGCCGAAGGGGCCGAGGGCCTCGAGACCGTCCGGAGCATCAATCCCCCCTTTTCGCGCTATCTGGACGTGCCCGTGCGCGACGGACGGCTGCCGGCGCTCGCCGGAAGTCGCACCGAAGTCGTCGAGGCGGGCTCGGCCCGCTACGAGATGCTCTTCGTCGCGCTCCGGACGACCGATGGGTTGAGTCGTCCGCTCTATAGGACCCGTTTTGGCGCCGACGTGACGGCTCACTACGGGGAAGCGCTAGCCAAGCTGGCCGAGGTCGGGCTCCTGTGCGTCGAGCCGGACCGCGTCCGTCCTACTCGGCGAGGTCTCTGGCTGGCCGACGAGGTGGCGCTCCGGCTGTGA
- a CDS encoding TVP38/TMEM64 family protein, whose translation MVLGLLVLATLVLCGLALAGGWAAPDRLRRLATDGGARAAATFAAGMLVAELLWLPRVWGLLAAGALFGPWRGALLAATADLLCATTCYFAARTAGRPFAAAMLARRPRLARWVTVLAEERGHWTMLALRVGPVHFTALSYAAGVSGVRPAPYFLGTALGMLPGGALYPWLGHAARQPSRWMLLGLAALAIALGGVAFWIARRLVARRPDSQPERHLVGQPETSPSRTDAVRLDAQEPDLGQLG comes from the coding sequence TTGGTCCTCGGACTGCTCGTGCTCGCCACGCTGGTCCTGTGCGGCCTCGCGCTGGCCGGCGGGTGGGCCGCTCCAGACCGGCTGCGCCGCCTCGCCACCGACGGAGGCGCGCGCGCCGCCGCCACCTTCGCTGCCGGGATGCTGGTGGCCGAGCTGCTCTGGCTTCCGCGCGTATGGGGCCTGCTCGCCGCGGGGGCCCTCTTCGGCCCGTGGCGAGGGGCCCTCCTCGCCGCCACCGCGGACCTCCTCTGCGCCACGACCTGTTACTTCGCCGCGCGCACCGCCGGGCGCCCTTTCGCCGCCGCGATGCTGGCCCGCCGTCCGCGCCTCGCGCGCTGGGTCACCGTCCTCGCCGAGGAGCGCGGGCACTGGACGATGCTGGCCCTGCGCGTGGGACCCGTGCACTTCACGGCGCTGAGCTACGCGGCAGGCGTGAGCGGCGTGCGGCCCGCACCGTACTTCCTCGGCACCGCGCTCGGGATGCTCCCCGGTGGCGCGCTCTACCCCTGGCTCGGCCACGCGGCGCGGCAACCGAGCCGCTGGATGCTCCTCGGCCTGGCAGCCTTGGCGATCGCCCTCGGCGGGGTCGCGTTCTGGATCGCGCGCCGGCTCGTTGCCCGACGCCCCGATTCACAGCCGGAGCGCCACCTCGTCGGCCAGCCAGAGACCTCGCCGAGTAGGACGGACGCGGTCCGGCTCGACGCACAGGAGCCCGACCTCGGCCAGCTTGGCTAG
- the hrcA gene encoding heat-inducible transcription repressor HrcA, producing MELGPRAQEILAALVREYILTGEAVGSRTLVRRHGIQQSAATVRNVMADLEEQGLLRQPHMSAGRVPTDIGLRFFVDRLMQARQLSDAEEQDIRARYQLSNPELQTLLREVSRLLSDISRQCALVLTPRRELSRLMRIEFVPLSQGRMIAVLVMGSGVVQNRLVEVTAPLSPEELEAVHRYLNQLCEGRELHDVRRVVQEELDKEQNRYDSLVTRALALGAEALGGPSEAEVMIEGQSNLLDHPELTDPEELKALLRAVEEKRLVLRLLDETVGAEGVQVFIGAETREAEMRSCSVVLKAYGGQRPLGTLGVIGPSNMDYPRVISIVDFAAGLLTDFLRES from the coding sequence ATGGAACTCGGTCCGCGCGCGCAGGAGATCCTCGCCGCACTCGTCAGGGAGTACATCCTGACGGGGGAGGCTGTGGGCTCGCGCACGCTGGTGCGGCGCCACGGGATCCAGCAGAGCGCGGCTACCGTCCGCAACGTGATGGCGGACCTCGAGGAGCAAGGTCTGCTCCGCCAGCCGCACATGTCCGCGGGCCGCGTGCCCACCGACATCGGACTGCGCTTCTTCGTGGACCGGCTGATGCAGGCGCGACAGCTGAGCGACGCCGAGGAGCAGGACATCCGCGCGCGCTACCAGCTCTCGAACCCCGAGCTGCAGACCTTGCTGCGCGAGGTGAGCCGGCTCCTCTCGGACATCTCGCGGCAGTGCGCCCTGGTGCTCACGCCGAGGCGCGAGCTCTCCCGCCTGATGCGGATCGAGTTCGTTCCGCTGAGCCAGGGACGGATGATCGCGGTGCTCGTGATGGGCTCGGGGGTGGTGCAGAATCGCCTCGTGGAGGTCACCGCCCCCCTTTCCCCCGAGGAACTCGAGGCGGTACACCGGTACCTGAATCAACTCTGCGAGGGGCGCGAGCTGCACGACGTGAGGCGGGTGGTCCAGGAAGAGCTCGACAAGGAGCAGAACCGGTACGACAGCCTCGTGACGCGGGCGCTGGCTCTCGGGGCCGAGGCGCTCGGCGGCCCCTCGGAGGCGGAGGTCATGATCGAGGGGCAGTCGAACCTCCTCGACCACCCCGAGCTCACCGACCCGGAGGAGCTGAAGGCGCTCCTGCGCGCCGTGGAGGAGAAGCGCCTCGTGCTGCGCCTCCTCGACGAGACGGTGGGGGCCGAGGGGGTGCAGGTCTTCATCGGCGCCGAGACGCGCGAGGCGGAGATGCGAAGCTGCTCGGTGGTCCTCAAGGCCTACGGCGGGCAGCGCCCGCTCGGCACGCTCGGCGTCATCGGTCCCTCGAACATGGACTATCCTCGCGTCATCTCGATCGTGGACTTCGCTGCCGGTCTCCTCACCGACTTCCTTCGCGAGAGCTAG
- the grpE gene encoding nucleotide exchange factor GrpE: protein MTSSETNSHKVDPAAGPDGSAPASAEQGAVRPEDEAPAQPGAPATESALAKRAAELEEEQKRTHDRLLRTAADFENFKRRSRTELTDSVRRAEDKVVCDFLPVLDNIERALAHVEVEATDPAVKSLVDGMRMVHKQFVGLLGRYGIQAVEALATPFDPEKHEAIQQQASDEPKGTVLRELQRGYSREGKLVRPAMVVVSQGPVSPPPTEAGADPGPSDDAKGEATDP, encoded by the coding sequence ATGACCTCGAGTGAAACGAACAGCCACAAGGTGGATCCGGCCGCCGGACCCGACGGCTCTGCGCCGGCCTCCGCCGAGCAGGGCGCGGTCCGGCCGGAGGATGAAGCTCCAGCCCAACCTGGCGCGCCGGCGACCGAGAGCGCCCTGGCGAAGCGGGCCGCCGAGCTCGAGGAGGAACAGAAGCGCACCCACGACCGGCTGCTTCGCACCGCGGCGGACTTCGAGAACTTCAAGCGGCGGAGCCGAACGGAGCTCACGGACTCCGTTCGCCGCGCCGAGGACAAGGTGGTCTGCGACTTCTTGCCCGTCCTGGACAACATCGAGCGGGCCCTCGCGCACGTGGAGGTCGAGGCGACCGACCCGGCGGTGAAGTCGCTCGTGGACGGGATGCGAATGGTCCACAAGCAGTTTGTCGGACTCCTCGGACGCTACGGGATCCAGGCCGTCGAAGCGCTGGCCACGCCCTTCGACCCGGAGAAGCACGAGGCGATCCAGCAACAGGCCTCGGACGAGCCCAAGGGGACGGTGCTGCGCGAGCTGCAGCGAGGCTACAGCCGCGAGGGCAAGCTCGTGCGGCCGGCGATGGTCGTCGTCTCCCAGGGGCCCGTCTCGCCGCCGCCGACCGAGGCGGGCGCGGACCCGGGGCCATCTGACGACGCGAAGGGGGAGGCGACCGATCCATGA